One genomic region from Sulfuriflexus mobilis encodes:
- a CDS encoding YdcH family protein, with protein MFGEHHHLATEFPEYKDRIHELKTGDNAHFSKLYSEYNEVDNSIYRIEEGIENTDDEYLETLKKQRLALKDELLAIIKEA; from the coding sequence ATGTTCGGTGAGCACCACCATCTGGCAACAGAATTTCCGGAATACAAAGACCGGATCCATGAGCTGAAGACGGGCGACAACGCTCATTTCAGCAAACTCTATAGTGAGTACAATGAGGTAGATAACAGCATCTACCGTATTGAAGAGGGCATAGAGAATACGGATGATGAATACCTGGAAACGTTGAAGAAACAGCGCCTCGCCCTCAAGGATGAATTATTAGCCATAATCAAAGAGGCATAA
- a CDS encoding protein adenylyltransferase SelO — translation MKHDLHSLPLSNSFAALGETFFSPVSPTPFEQTARLLHFNADAADLLDLDHQVQHAPEFAEVFTGKRRLTGDAPLAMLYAGHQFGHFVPQLGDGRAVMLGETTNQHGDKWEIQLKGSGQTPYSRAGDGRAVLRSTIREYLCSEAMHGLGIPTTRALCITGSDDEVYRERIETGAMLTRLAPSHVRFGSFEVFYYREQHEPICTLADYVIEHHYPELVGREDQYLALLQTVITRTARLLAQWQAVGFAHGVMNTDNMSILGLTLDYGPYGFMEAYEPGYICNHSDHEGRYAFKNQPQIGLFNVSCLAQALLPLIEVEAAKAALEDYQPAYIEHFHQLMASKLGFEQADADNESLCKSLLEQMKQSRTDYTTVFRQLAYINDEGNDCHAELRDLFIDREKFTQWLSAYRAQLQQQGKAESLRREAMLACNPKYVLRNYMAQVAIEKAERDQDYSEIDALMTLLKTPFDEHPAHAHYAEPPPDWAGDIEVSCSS, via the coding sequence ATGAAACACGACCTGCATTCCCTGCCTCTGAGTAATTCCTTTGCCGCACTCGGCGAGACGTTTTTCTCGCCTGTGTCGCCGACACCATTTGAACAAACCGCTCGTCTGCTCCACTTCAATGCCGATGCCGCGGACCTGCTCGACCTTGATCACCAGGTTCAGCATGCGCCGGAGTTTGCCGAGGTCTTTACCGGCAAACGGCGCCTGACGGGTGATGCACCACTGGCCATGCTGTACGCCGGCCACCAGTTTGGCCACTTCGTGCCGCAGCTCGGTGATGGCCGTGCCGTCATGCTCGGCGAGACCACCAACCAGCATGGCGATAAATGGGAAATACAATTAAAGGGCTCCGGGCAGACACCCTATTCGCGTGCCGGTGACGGACGCGCGGTATTACGCTCGACCATCCGTGAGTACCTCTGTAGTGAGGCCATGCATGGCTTGGGTATTCCGACCACACGTGCCCTGTGTATCACCGGCAGTGATGACGAGGTCTACCGCGAACGGATCGAGACCGGTGCCATGCTCACCCGCCTGGCACCCTCGCATGTACGCTTCGGTTCGTTTGAGGTGTTTTACTACCGCGAGCAACATGAACCTATCTGCACCCTCGCCGATTATGTCATCGAACACCATTACCCGGAATTAGTTGGACGCGAGGACCAATACCTGGCCCTGTTACAAACCGTGATCACGCGCACCGCGCGCCTGCTCGCACAGTGGCAGGCAGTGGGCTTTGCACACGGCGTAATGAATACCGATAACATGTCGATCCTTGGTCTGACCCTGGACTACGGCCCGTATGGTTTCATGGAGGCCTATGAACCCGGTTATATCTGTAACCACTCCGACCATGAAGGCCGCTATGCCTTTAAAAACCAGCCGCAGATCGGCCTGTTCAATGTCAGTTGTCTGGCACAGGCCCTGTTACCGCTCATCGAGGTCGAGGCCGCCAAGGCGGCCCTGGAAGATTACCAACCGGCCTACATTGAGCACTTCCACCAGCTCATGGCCAGCAAACTCGGTTTTGAACAGGCCGACGCGGATAACGAAAGCCTCTGCAAGTCCCTGCTTGAGCAGATGAAACAAAGTCGCACCGATTACACGACCGTGTTCCGTCAGCTGGCTTATATCAATGATGAGGGTAATGATTGTCACGCCGAACTGCGTGACCTGTTTATTGATCGTGAAAAATTCACACAGTGGCTGAGCGCGTACCGGGCGCAGTTACAACAACAGGGCAAGGCCGAGAGCTTACGCCGCGAGGCCATGCTGGCCTGCAACCCGAAATATGTGCTGCGTAACTACATGGCCCAGGTAGCGATCGAAAAGGCCGAGCGTGACCAGGATTACAGCGAGATCGACGCCTTGATGACACTACTCAAGACACCCTTCGATGAACACCCCGCACACGCCCACTATGCTGAGCCGCCACCCGACTGGGCCGGTGATATCGAGGTCAGTTGTTCTTCGTAA
- a CDS encoding alpha/beta hydrolase: MKDKMINIIASVLLVLLLVNVWMYFQQPAMTFYPYRQFYQTPSDWGLAYEDVSLTTPDGTRLHGWYLPREGAQRALLFMHGNGGNISHRGDSLAIFHRLGFNIFIFDYRGYGRSEGVPGEQGLYEDAAAAWQYLVEQRGFAGEDIVLFGRSLGASVAAKLAAEVGPAGLILESSFSSARDMAQSVLPLLSRLVVMRYRFDTAAYVRRVTCPVLVAHSPDDDIIPFELGQAVYAAANQPKIFLTMQGDHNSGFLQSQPAYEQGLAEFMSSRVFGVQEGVTKNN, translated from the coding sequence ATGAAGGATAAAATGATTAACATCATTGCCAGTGTCTTGCTCGTCCTGTTGCTGGTGAATGTCTGGATGTATTTCCAGCAGCCGGCGATGACCTTTTATCCCTATCGCCAGTTTTATCAAACGCCGAGCGACTGGGGGCTTGCGTACGAGGATGTCTCTCTGACCACCCCGGACGGGACCCGCCTGCACGGCTGGTACCTGCCGCGCGAGGGGGCGCAGCGGGCGCTACTGTTCATGCATGGCAACGGCGGCAATATCTCCCATCGCGGCGACTCGTTGGCGATCTTCCATCGCCTCGGCTTCAATATATTTATTTTCGATTACCGCGGCTATGGCCGCAGCGAGGGGGTGCCCGGTGAGCAGGGTCTGTATGAGGATGCGGCCGCGGCCTGGCAATACCTTGTCGAGCAGCGCGGCTTTGCCGGTGAGGATATCGTCCTGTTCGGTCGCTCCCTCGGTGCCAGCGTTGCCGCCAAACTGGCCGCGGAGGTCGGACCCGCCGGCCTGATCCTGGAGTCGAGCTTCAGTTCGGCGCGCGACATGGCGCAGTCGGTGCTGCCGTTGTTGTCGCGGCTCGTGGTCATGCGTTATCGTTTTGATACGGCGGCATACGTCAGGCGGGTGACGTGCCCGGTGCTGGTGGCGCACAGCCCGGACGACGACATTATCCCGTTTGAGCTCGGCCAGGCGGTGTATGCGGCGGCCAACCAGCCGAAAATCTTTTTAACCATGCAGGGTGACCACAATAGCGGCTTTCTGCAAAGCCAACCGGCATATGAGCAGGGCCTGGCCGAGTTTATGTCGAGTCGGGTGTTCGGGGTGCAGGAGGGCGTTACGAAGAACAACTGA
- a CDS encoding alpha/beta hydrolase family protein — MLLVRFLRHVVPVVLVLLSSLSGCASPPLDDSEAAIALEDIAAADKPSRLKAQTPPPSRRSYDYVVDGRRYTGDVYRSAQGVRAGLVLVPGVFPAGKDDARLVATAKTLARLQFAVLVPDLKGLRRNRLRAHDVREVADAFRYLLSRPELVPAGHAGIAGFSYGGGLVVLAALEPDVREQVRFTVSFGGYYDLRSIVTYFTTGHYRETPGADWRYRSPHPYLKWVFTLSNADLLEHAGDRATLRDLAQAMADDDNDIDITTAEFSADAQALYALLNNEDPDRVPALIEKLSPRIRNELAGINPAAHDLSAIRAQVILMHGRGDTFIPYTESIAMARALPPGQVQLFIIEGYAHTSVRPQREDIPQFLDMMQALLDQRMAVE, encoded by the coding sequence GTGTTGCTTGTTCGTTTCTTGCGTCATGTTGTTCCGGTTGTGCTCGTGTTGCTCTCCAGCCTGAGTGGCTGCGCCTCACCGCCTCTCGATGATAGCGAGGCGGCCATTGCCCTGGAAGATATTGCCGCTGCTGACAAGCCGAGTAGGCTGAAGGCGCAGACACCGCCGCCGTCGCGCCGCAGTTACGACTACGTGGTCGATGGTCGTCGCTACACGGGTGATGTGTACCGTTCAGCACAGGGTGTGCGCGCGGGCCTCGTACTGGTGCCCGGCGTATTTCCTGCCGGCAAGGACGACGCCCGGCTGGTCGCAACGGCAAAGACGCTGGCACGCCTGCAGTTTGCCGTGCTGGTGCCTGATCTGAAAGGGCTGCGTCGTAACCGGTTGCGTGCACATGACGTGCGTGAAGTGGCAGATGCCTTTCGTTACCTGCTCTCCCGTCCGGAACTGGTGCCGGCAGGGCATGCAGGTATTGCCGGTTTCAGTTATGGCGGTGGACTCGTGGTCCTGGCGGCCCTCGAACCGGATGTGCGTGAGCAGGTACGTTTCACCGTCAGTTTCGGCGGTTACTATGACCTGCGCAGCATCGTGACCTATTTCACCACCGGACATTACCGGGAGACACCCGGCGCCGACTGGCGGTACCGTAGCCCGCATCCCTATCTGAAGTGGGTATTCACGCTTTCCAATGCCGACCTGCTGGAACACGCCGGGGACCGCGCGACCCTGCGAGACCTCGCGCAGGCGATGGCTGATGATGACAACGATATTGATATCACGACGGCCGAATTTTCTGCTGATGCACAGGCATTGTATGCATTGCTCAACAACGAGGATCCGGATCGGGTGCCAGCACTTATCGAGAAGTTGTCACCGCGCATCCGCAATGAACTGGCGGGCATCAATCCTGCCGCACACGACCTGTCGGCAATACGGGCGCAGGTGATCCTGATGCACGGTCGTGGTGATACGTTTATTCCCTACACGGAAAGTATCGCCATGGCACGGGCGCTACCGCCCGGGCAGGTGCAGTTGTTTATCATCGAGGGCTACGCGCATACGAGTGTGCGACCACAGCGCGAGGACATCCCGCAATTTCTCGACATGATGCAGGCGTTGCTGGATCAGCGCATGGCCGTAGAATAG
- a CDS encoding c-type cytochrome, whose protein sequence is MRSRIPTCSLLITALLLAATTTAQAVGISQGAMLANSCAACHGTDGRSPGAIPSIHGKSAEFISSALTEFRSGERASTVMGRHTRGYSDEEIRLIAEHFGTLK, encoded by the coding sequence ATGCGCTCCCGAATTCCTACCTGTTCACTCCTCATTACTGCCCTGTTGTTAGCGGCTACCACCACTGCGCAGGCCGTTGGCATCAGCCAGGGGGCCATGCTGGCTAACTCCTGTGCCGCCTGTCATGGCACCGATGGTAGGAGTCCCGGCGCCATTCCCAGTATTCACGGCAAATCAGCTGAATTTATCAGCAGCGCCCTCACAGAATTCCGCTCCGGTGAACGGGCCTCAACCGTCATGGGCCGCCATACCAGGGGCTACTCGGATGAAGAGATCCGCCTCATCGCCGAACACTTCGGCACGCTGAAGTAG
- a CDS encoding NAD(P)/FAD-dependent oxidoreductase → MNTMNRRKFIQLLGGSSVMLATLGPLAACSKPPATTGRVIVVGGGFGGATCAKYLHRFDPDLDITLVEPATRFVTCPFSNAVLSGMRDMDAISHGYTAQEKRGIKVVHAMVQEVDAPAHKLTLSNGQTLAYDRLVLSPGIDFRWEAVEGMTAEDAQAIPHAWQGGSQTTLLHDQLTAMSDGGTVIIAPPGNPFRCPPGPYERVSLIAHYLKQHKPRSKILILDTKDKFSKQPLFMQGWQQLYPGMIEWVSGSQGGRIDEVDVATRTLFTESGDRHTGDVVNFIPPQKAAALVHKAGLTNNDGWCPVDQRTFESSLQADVHVIGDASIAGKMPKSGFAANSQGKVCAAAIVSALHGISMPEPSYVNTCYSLVSPDYGISVAAVYRYSEEKGIYAVEGSGGVSPKDADAAFRQQEARYAAGWYDSITSDTFG, encoded by the coding sequence ATGAATACGATGAACCGTAGAAAATTTATCCAACTCCTCGGTGGTAGCAGTGTCATGCTTGCCACGCTGGGACCACTGGCCGCCTGCAGCAAACCTCCTGCCACCACGGGCAGGGTTATCGTTGTCGGTGGCGGTTTCGGTGGTGCCACCTGCGCCAAGTACCTGCATCGCTTTGACCCCGATCTTGACATCACGCTGGTCGAACCGGCCACACGCTTTGTCACCTGCCCGTTCAGTAATGCCGTGCTCAGCGGGATGCGTGATATGGATGCCATCAGCCATGGCTACACGGCGCAAGAAAAACGCGGCATCAAGGTTGTTCATGCCATGGTGCAGGAAGTGGATGCGCCGGCACACAAGCTCACCCTCAGTAACGGCCAGACCCTTGCCTATGATCGCCTGGTGCTGTCACCCGGGATCGATTTCCGCTGGGAGGCCGTCGAAGGCATGACCGCAGAGGATGCGCAAGCCATCCCGCATGCCTGGCAAGGCGGCTCGCAGACCACGCTGTTGCACGATCAGCTTACCGCCATGTCCGATGGGGGGACCGTTATCATCGCGCCGCCCGGCAACCCCTTCCGTTGCCCGCCTGGTCCCTATGAACGCGTCAGCCTGATCGCGCACTACCTGAAGCAGCACAAACCGAGGTCGAAAATCCTCATCCTCGATACCAAGGACAAGTTCTCCAAGCAGCCCTTGTTTATGCAGGGCTGGCAACAGCTCTACCCCGGCATGATCGAGTGGGTCAGTGGCAGTCAAGGTGGTCGCATCGACGAGGTCGATGTCGCAACGCGGACGCTGTTCACCGAGTCTGGTGACCGGCACACGGGCGATGTGGTGAATTTCATTCCGCCGCAAAAGGCCGCTGCACTGGTGCACAAGGCCGGGCTGACCAATAACGACGGCTGGTGCCCGGTCGACCAGCGGACGTTCGAATCAAGCCTGCAGGCCGACGTGCATGTCATTGGTGATGCCTCGATTGCCGGCAAGATGCCGAAATCCGGCTTTGCCGCGAATAGTCAGGGCAAGGTCTGCGCGGCCGCAATTGTCTCCGCGCTACACGGTATCAGCATGCCGGAGCCCTCTTACGTCAACACCTGCTACAGCCTCGTTTCGCCCGACTATGGCATTTCGGTCGCCGCGGTGTACCGCTACAGCGAGGAAAAGGGGATCTACGCGGTTGAGGGTTCCGGTGGCGTCAGCCCGAAGGATGCCGACGCCGCCTTCCGTCAGCAGGAGGCTCGTTACGCAGCGGGCTGGTATGACAGCATTACCTCGGATACTTTTGGCTGA
- a CDS encoding thioredoxin family protein: protein MRYLMLMIVLLLSPLVTGAAQKALSGPVWFERVSDAAPVIHVYFFWSSNCPHCLKAKPHIEQLAATQPDLQLHAYQLDGEPDNVIRYQLMAGELGQKAQSVPALLLCNTMLTGFDERATPQQLSSLLSACRRHIVATGSLKGFSTVPSKHVDLTLPFFGRVNTGDVDGLPVITLFIAAVDAFNPCAFFVLMFLMGMMLHSGSRGRMLLVGGVFVTISGLMYFLFMTAWLNLFRLIGHLDAITVIAGMVALAVGLINIKDFIWFKRGVSLTISDSAKPALYLRMRKLLQTRSLITLLLATTGLAVFANLYEFLCTAGFPMVYTRILTLSDLSTPRYYAYLALYNLIYIVPLLTIVMLFAWTMGGRKLQEREGKRLKLISGSMMATLGLVLLINPGLLQNIVATMVILAVAVGVALVAIYVEKWHKAEGA, encoded by the coding sequence ATGCGCTACCTGATGCTGATGATTGTGCTGTTGTTGTCGCCCCTGGTCACGGGTGCGGCGCAGAAGGCATTGTCCGGGCCGGTCTGGTTTGAGCGGGTCAGTGATGCTGCTCCCGTCATCCACGTTTATTTTTTCTGGTCCAGCAACTGCCCGCATTGCCTCAAGGCGAAGCCGCATATTGAGCAACTGGCGGCAACGCAACCGGATCTACAACTGCATGCCTACCAGCTCGACGGTGAGCCCGACAATGTAATACGTTACCAGTTAATGGCAGGGGAGCTGGGGCAGAAGGCACAGTCGGTACCCGCCTTGCTGTTGTGCAATACGATGCTGACGGGCTTTGATGAGCGTGCGACGCCGCAGCAGTTGAGTTCGCTGTTATCCGCTTGTCGCCGGCATATCGTGGCAACAGGTTCGCTGAAAGGGTTTTCTACTGTACCGTCTAAACATGTTGATCTGACATTGCCCTTCTTCGGGCGGGTGAACACGGGCGACGTAGATGGCTTGCCGGTGATCACCCTGTTCATCGCCGCTGTGGATGCGTTTAATCCCTGTGCGTTTTTTGTCTTGATGTTCCTGATGGGCATGATGCTGCACAGTGGCAGTCGTGGGCGGATGCTGCTGGTCGGCGGGGTGTTCGTGACTATCTCGGGCCTTATGTATTTCCTGTTCATGACGGCCTGGCTTAATCTGTTCCGGCTTATCGGTCACCTCGATGCTATTACCGTCATAGCCGGCATGGTCGCGCTGGCCGTGGGACTGATCAATATCAAGGACTTCATCTGGTTTAAACGTGGCGTGTCATTGACGATCTCCGACAGTGCCAAACCGGCACTCTATCTGCGCATGCGTAAGCTGTTGCAGACACGCTCATTGATCACCTTGTTACTGGCAACAACCGGGCTGGCTGTGTTTGCGAATCTCTATGAGTTTCTGTGCACGGCGGGCTTCCCGATGGTGTACACACGGATTTTGACTTTAAGCGATCTCTCCACGCCCCGGTATTACGCCTACCTGGCACTGTATAACCTTATTTATATCGTGCCGTTACTGACGATTGTTATGTTGTTTGCCTGGACAATGGGTGGCCGCAAGCTACAGGAACGAGAGGGGAAGAGGCTTAAACTTATCTCCGGCAGCATGATGGCGACACTTGGCCTCGTGTTATTGATAAACCCCGGCCTATTGCAGAATATTGTGGCCACCATGGTTATCCTGGCTGTCGCAGTAGGAGTCGCCCTTGTTGCCATCTATGTTGAAAAATGGCACAAGGCCGAAGGTGCATAA
- a CDS encoding RND transporter, whose product MKWLDKIPLSTLVVISLLLGLAPFMPEPHVWEKLKMLADGTLSKPIDIFDLFMHGTPWVLLILKLLRMAQVKQ is encoded by the coding sequence ATGAAATGGTTAGACAAGATCCCGCTCTCGACCCTGGTGGTCATTTCACTGTTGCTTGGCCTGGCGCCGTTTATGCCCGAGCCGCATGTCTGGGAAAAACTGAAAATGCTCGCCGACGGCACACTGAGCAAGCCGATCGATATTTTTGACCTGTTTATGCACGGTACACCATGGGTATTATTGATACTGAAACTGTTGCGCATGGCTCAGGTAAAGCAATAA
- a CDS encoding ATP-binding cassette domain-containing protein: MLNFTELSLRRGVRELLHDVSCTIHTGQKVGVTGANGVGKSSLFALIRGELQPDAGEFAMPPATVIAHVAQETPAVERSAIDYVMDGDSELRRIEAAIAEAEQKHDGQALAHLYAEMEAIHGYSAPSRAGKLLHGLGFTSVQEQALVTSFSGGWRMRLNLAQALMCRSDLLLLDEPTNHLDLEAVIWLEDWLRTYAGTLLLISHDRDFLDRVCTHIAHIEQAAMTLHTGNYSAFEVRRAEQLACQQSAYEKQQREVKHMQQFVERFRAKATKARQAQSRIKALERMTVISQAHVDSPFHFHFRRPDVLPHQLLELEHASVGYGGLSILHGIDMKVHEGDRIGLLGHNGAGKSTLIKLLAGEIALESGKRKEAKDIHIGYFAQHQLEQLDGEASPLLHLQRLDKKAQEKDLRNYLGGFAFFGDMATDPVAPLSGGEKARLVLAMIVYQKPNLLLLDEPTNHLDLEMRHALTAALQEFEGAMIIVSHDRHLLRTVADTLLLVADGKVRPFDGDLDDYRQWVREQGQKGEGVGNQDDKTPGLTAMNKKQLRQDAAERRKQLQPQRNKVKKLEQQMETLGADKTRVEEQLADNNLYSDDNKDRLKTLLEQQAAITQQLRDVEEQWLEASEALEALQD; encoded by the coding sequence ATGTTGAACTTCACCGAACTCTCCCTGCGCCGCGGCGTGCGCGAATTGCTGCATGACGTCAGCTGCACCATCCATACCGGGCAGAAGGTCGGCGTCACCGGCGCCAACGGCGTCGGCAAGTCGAGCCTGTTTGCCCTGATCCGCGGTGAATTGCAGCCCGATGCCGGCGAGTTTGCCATGCCGCCGGCGACGGTGATCGCCCATGTTGCGCAGGAGACCCCGGCGGTCGAGCGCAGCGCGATCGATTACGTCATGGACGGCGATAGCGAACTGCGGCGTATCGAGGCCGCGATCGCCGAGGCCGAGCAAAAACACGATGGCCAGGCACTGGCCCACCTGTATGCCGAGATGGAGGCCATCCACGGTTATAGCGCGCCGAGCCGGGCCGGCAAGCTGCTGCACGGGCTCGGCTTTACCTCTGTGCAGGAGCAGGCCCTGGTCACGAGTTTTTCCGGCGGCTGGCGCATGCGCCTGAACCTGGCCCAGGCACTCATGTGTCGTTCCGACCTGTTATTGCTCGACGAGCCGACCAACCACCTCGACCTCGAGGCCGTGATCTGGCTGGAAGACTGGTTGCGAACCTACGCGGGCACCTTGCTGCTGATCTCACATGACCGCGATTTTCTCGACCGGGTCTGCACGCACATCGCGCATATCGAGCAGGCCGCAATGACCCTCCACACCGGTAATTATTCGGCCTTCGAGGTGCGCCGCGCCGAACAACTCGCTTGTCAGCAGTCCGCGTATGAAAAGCAGCAACGCGAGGTCAAGCACATGCAACAGTTTGTTGAGCGTTTCCGCGCCAAGGCCACCAAGGCCCGCCAGGCGCAGAGCCGTATCAAGGCGCTTGAACGCATGACCGTGATCAGCCAGGCGCATGTCGATTCGCCGTTCCATTTCCATTTTCGGCGCCCCGACGTCCTGCCGCACCAGTTGTTGGAGCTGGAACATGCCAGTGTCGGTTACGGTGGTCTGTCGATCCTCCATGGTATAGATATGAAGGTCCACGAAGGTGATCGCATCGGCCTGCTCGGGCATAACGGTGCCGGCAAGTCGACCCTGATTAAACTCCTCGCTGGTGAGATCGCGCTGGAATCCGGCAAGCGCAAGGAGGCCAAGGACATTCATATTGGCTATTTTGCCCAGCACCAGTTAGAACAACTTGATGGCGAGGCCAGCCCACTGTTGCACCTGCAACGCCTGGATAAGAAGGCCCAGGAAAAAGACCTGCGCAATTATCTCGGTGGTTTTGCCTTTTTTGGTGATATGGCCACCGACCCGGTGGCTCCCCTGTCCGGTGGTGAGAAGGCACGCCTGGTGCTGGCAATGATCGTCTACCAGAAGCCGAACCTGTTGTTACTCGACGAACCGACTAACCACCTCGACCTGGAGATGCGCCATGCCCTGACTGCCGCACTGCAGGAATTTGAGGGCGCGATGATCATCGTCTCGCATGACAGGCATCTGTTGCGCACGGTCGCCGACACCCTGTTACTGGTCGCCGACGGCAAGGTCAGACCGTTTGACGGTGACCTGGATGATTATCGGCAATGGGTCAGGGAGCAGGGCCAGAAGGGTGAGGGCGTCGGCAATCAGGATGATAAGACACCCGGCCTCACCGCCATGAATAAAAAACAATTGCGCCAGGATGCCGCCGAGAGGCGTAAACAGTTGCAGCCGCAACGTAACAAGGTAAAAAAACTTGAGCAGCAAATGGAAACACTGGGTGCAGACAAGACCCGGGTCGAGGAACAACTCGCCGACAACAACCTGTATAGTGACGACAACAAGGACAGGCTAAAAACTTTGCTGGAACAACAGGCCGCGATTACCCAGCAACTCCGGGATGTGGAAGAACAATGGCTGGAAGCCAGTGAGGCACTTGAGGCCCTGCAAGATTAA
- a CDS encoding DUF3175 domain-containing protein, producing the protein MAKAPRKPASSKWSAKVTRESNALDLDEGVFTWKDPDKIARSLKRSAEASTRRKVSPFRSAMSMLVFYINRAGKNLDAGQRQVLEQAKDALRRLYGKG; encoded by the coding sequence ATGGCAAAGGCCCCAAGGAAACCGGCAAGCAGCAAATGGTCGGCAAAGGTCACCCGCGAGAGCAATGCGCTGGACCTGGACGAGGGCGTGTTTACCTGGAAGGACCCGGACAAGATCGCCCGCTCACTGAAGCGCTCGGCTGAGGCCAGCACACGCCGCAAGGTATCGCCGTTCCGTTCGGCCATGTCGATGTTGGTGTTTTATATCAACCGTGCCGGCAAGAATCTCGATGCCGGGCAGAGGCAGGTCCTGGAGCAGGCCAAGGATGCCCTGCGCCGACTCTATGGCAAAGGCTAA
- a CDS encoding class I fructose-bisphosphate aldolase gives MTDIHTILGKEADSLLGHRCEGIPKDRLHIPGPDYIDRVVCHKNRKPGVLRNLAAIYGHGRLAGTGYLSILPVDQGVEHSAGASFAPNPDFFDPGNIVKLAIEGGCNAVASTLGVLNAVARDYVHKIPFIIKINHNELLTYPNIYDQTLFASVEQAFDMGAAAVGATVYYGSPESRRQIQEVSEAFQHAHELGMATVLWAYLRNPAFKQGDTDYHVAADLTGQANHLAATIDADIIKQKQAQTNGGYTALKFGKTHDKVYSELTSDHPIDLTRYQVANCYMGRTGMINSGGASGADDLHQAVRTAVINKRAGGMGLISGRKAFQKPMRDGIELLNAIQDVYLAKDVSIA, from the coding sequence ATGACCGACATTCACACCATTCTCGGTAAGGAGGCCGACAGCCTCCTCGGCCACCGCTGCGAGGGGATCCCGAAAGACCGGCTGCATATCCCCGGGCCTGACTACATCGACCGGGTGGTCTGCCACAAGAACCGCAAGCCCGGCGTGTTACGCAACCTCGCCGCCATCTATGGGCATGGGCGCCTCGCGGGCACGGGTTATCTCTCCATCCTGCCCGTTGACCAGGGCGTGGAGCATTCCGCCGGGGCCTCGTTTGCCCCCAACCCCGATTTTTTCGACCCGGGCAACATCGTCAAGCTCGCCATTGAGGGCGGCTGTAATGCGGTCGCCTCGACGCTCGGTGTGCTCAATGCCGTGGCCCGCGACTATGTGCACAAGATCCCGTTCATCATCAAAATCAATCACAATGAACTCCTCACCTACCCGAATATCTATGACCAGACGCTGTTTGCCAGCGTTGAGCAGGCCTTTGACATGGGCGCCGCGGCGGTCGGGGCAACCGTCTATTACGGCTCACCGGAATCACGCCGCCAGATCCAGGAGGTCAGCGAGGCCTTTCAGCATGCGCATGAACTGGGCATGGCCACGGTACTATGGGCCTACCTGCGTAACCCCGCCTTCAAGCAGGGCGACACCGATTACCACGTGGCCGCCGACCTGACCGGGCAGGCCAACCATCTGGCCGCCACCATCGATGCCGACATCATCAAGCAGAAACAGGCGCAGACCAACGGCGGCTACACGGCGCTCAAGTTCGGCAAGACCCATGACAAGGTCTATAGCGAACTGACCAGTGATCACCCCATCGACCTGACCCGTTACCAGGTGGCCAACTGCTACATGGGGCGCACCGGCATGATCAATTCAGGTGGCGCCTCCGGTGCCGATGACCTGCATCAGGCCGTGCGCACGGCCGTAATCAATAAACGCGCAGGTGGCATGGGGCTGATCTCAGGGCGCAAGGCCTTTCAGAAACCCATGCGCGACGGCATCGAGTTGCTGAATGCCATTCAGGATGTGTATTTGGCAAAAGACGTCAGCATCGCCTGA
- a CDS encoding dodecin codes for MSDHVYKMIEVVGTSKKGTDDAIEQAIVKAGESLHNLDWFEVLETHGHIVDGKIAHYQVKVKIGFRLD; via the coding sequence ATGAGTGACCACGTATACAAAATGATCGAAGTTGTCGGCACATCGAAAAAAGGCACCGATGATGCCATCGAGCAGGCGATTGTCAAGGCCGGCGAAAGCCTGCACAACCTGGACTGGTTCGAGGTCCTCGAGACACATGGCCACATCGTCGACGGCAAGATCGCCCACTACCAGGTCAAGGTAAAGATCGGTTTCCGCCTGGACTAA